The Breoghania sp. genome has a segment encoding these proteins:
- a CDS encoding LapA family protein, translating into MLKRIAKTILFLPVALFAALLVLLAVANRHETMLSLDPLSPDQPAYSLTVPLFWLLFGALGVGIILGGFGAWARQGKWRKQARSNRREARSLRYETERLKEEVEAATPSRPGLPAPGSKRAA; encoded by the coding sequence GATCGCCAAGACTATCCTCTTTCTGCCGGTCGCCCTGTTCGCCGCATTGCTTGTCCTGCTGGCTGTCGCCAACCGGCACGAAACGATGTTGTCTCTGGATCCGCTTTCGCCGGACCAGCCCGCCTATTCCCTGACCGTTCCGCTTTTCTGGCTGCTTTTTGGCGCCCTTGGCGTTGGCATCATTCTGGGCGGCTTCGGCGCATGGGCCCGACAGGGCAAATGGCGCAAGCAGGCCCGCTCCAACCGCCGCGAAGCGCGAAGCCTGCGCTACGAGACCGAGCGGCTGAAGGAAGAGGTCGAGGCCGCAACCCCGTCTCGCCCGGGTCTTCCCGCACCGGGGAGCAAGCGCGCCGCCTGA
- a CDS encoding ornithine cyclodeaminase family protein: MRVITAAEINGVMTFRELVETLRSAFRADIETPVRHHHNIARPDGGDATLLLMPAWNDFAAQGHTRRGYIGVKIVSVFPDNKKIQKPSVMGTYMLMSGQSGEPLAVMDGQAITLWRTAAASALAASYLAREDSSRLLMVGAGALSPYLIRAHAAVRPITEVLIWNRTEASAERLARSMDGTGGLTVRATTDLEGGVRGADVISCATISSEPLIKGVWLEEGSHLDLVGAFRPDLRESDDDAIKRARLFVDTRGGALSEAGDMVQPLADGIITPEDIAGDLFELCRGEKAGRRFYDQITLFKSTGTAIEDLAAAVHVFQKT, encoded by the coding sequence ATGCGCGTCATAACCGCCGCCGAAATCAACGGTGTCATGACCTTCCGCGAACTCGTGGAGACGCTTCGCAGCGCCTTCCGCGCGGATATCGAGACACCCGTGCGCCATCATCACAACATCGCCCGCCCCGACGGAGGGGATGCGACGTTGCTGTTGATGCCCGCATGGAACGATTTCGCGGCCCAGGGCCACACCCGGCGCGGCTATATCGGGGTGAAGATCGTTTCGGTCTTCCCCGACAACAAAAAGATCCAGAAGCCATCCGTCATGGGCACCTACATGCTCATGTCCGGCCAGAGCGGTGAGCCGCTGGCGGTCATGGACGGCCAGGCAATCACCCTGTGGCGCACGGCTGCCGCGTCCGCGCTCGCTGCCAGCTATCTCGCCCGCGAGGACAGCTCGCGCCTTCTGATGGTCGGCGCGGGGGCGCTTTCCCCCTATCTCATCCGCGCCCACGCCGCCGTCCGACCGATCACGGAGGTCCTGATCTGGAACCGGACGGAGGCGAGCGCGGAGCGTCTTGCGCGTTCCATGGACGGTACCGGCGGCTTGACGGTGCGCGCCACCACAGACCTGGAAGGAGGCGTGCGCGGGGCCGACGTCATTTCCTGCGCCACGATCTCGTCCGAACCGTTGATCAAGGGCGTCTGGCTGGAAGAGGGCAGCCATCTGGATCTGGTCGGTGCGTTTCGTCCGGATCTGCGCGAAAGCGACGATGACGCGATCAAGCGCGCCCGTCTTTTTGTCGATACGCGCGGCGGGGCGCTGTCAGAGGCCGGCGACATGGTCCAGCCTCTCGCAGATGGCATCATCACGCCGGAGGACATCGCCGGTGATCTCTTCGAACTTTGCCGGGGGGAGAAGGCCGGCAGGCGCTTCTACGATCAGATCACGCTTTTCAAATCGACCGGAACGGCCATCGAGGATCTGGCGGCCGCGGTTCACGTCTTCCAGAAGACCTAG